The Pseudomonas sp. SCB32 DNA window TTGCGCCCCTCGATGGCATTGGCCAGGGCGGAGTAGGCGTGGGGGTCGGGTACGTCGCGCAGGAAATTGCGCATCAGGTCCAGCGACTGGCCGCTGCTCAGCGGCTCGATGGGCAGCAGGCGCTCCGGTTCGCGGTGCAGCAATTCGGCCAGCTCGGGGTCGGGATCGTCTTCGGGAATCAGCAGCACCTGGCCGCTGAGCAGGTCCAGGTAGTGGTCGATCCCTTGGGTATCGAGCGCGAAGGCCAGTTCGTCGAGGTCGATGGTCAGCGGGCGCATGGTCTCTCTCCCAAAGTGGCGAGTCACTGATCCTACGCCATGCCCATGACAACTGTCCTGCCGTTGCTGGTCGGCGCGGGAGCACCGACCGGTTCGACGGTCACAGGCGGAAGCGGCCTACCTGCAGCTGCAGTTCATTGCCCAGACGTGCCAGTTCGGTGCTGGAGCCGGCAGTCTGCTCGCTGGCGGCGGCGGACTGCTCGGCGATCTCGCGCACCTGCACCACGCTGCGGTTGATCTCCTCGGCCACGCTGCTCTGCTGTTCGGCGGCGGAGGCGATCTGCAGGTTCATGCCCTGGATGTCGGCCACGGCGCGGGCGATCTCGCCCAGTGCCTCGCCCGCGCGGCGGGTCAATTCCACCGAGCTGCCGGTCAGCCGGCGGCTGCCGTCCATGCGCTGCGCCGCGTCCTGGGCGCCGCGCTGCAGGGCGGCGATCAGGCCCTCGATCTCTTCGGTAGACTGCTGCGTGCGCTTTGCCAGGCCGCGCACTTCGTCGGCCACCACGGCGAAACCACGCCCGGCGTCGCCAGCGCGGGCGGCCTCGATGGCAGCGTTGAGCGCCAGCAGGTTGGTCTGCTCGGCCACCGACTTGATCACATCCAGTACGCTGCCGATCTTGTCGCTTTCCTGGCGCAACGACTCCATGGCCTCGGCGGAACGATCCACCTCGCTGGCCAGGCGGTCGATCTGCGCCACCGCG harbors:
- a CDS encoding UPF0158 family protein — translated: MRPLTIDLDELAFALDTQGIDHYLDLLSGQVLLIPEDDPDPELAELLHREPERLLPIEPLSSGQSLDLMRNFLRDVPDPHAYSALANAIEGRKPFKAFRHVLMGYPELLQAWNAYQAERLRECALDWLADNHIHPAGRSIGAPL